A DNA window from Vigna angularis cultivar LongXiaoDou No.4 chromosome 1, ASM1680809v1, whole genome shotgun sequence contains the following coding sequences:
- the LOC108330287 gene encoding uncharacterized protein LOC108330287 isoform X1 yields MVQLQSCATLVNASSLCAIEQEVRGDSVTVVAEISAELERERKKNAELMERISMLEAQLRERNKESQENHQHAVARSLKNFKRQKIEMVDDEKSRNTVKSETASEYKTDTEGIVPKQIDRAKSLVNWMSMDNVQNSYAEKFKDCNSVADFNETDSDDACDENLDDDTENRQRHEEVNDKNEAVSAEKGYRAIDVDEESNTSCMGNFSGDPACNVRQEDHENQKKSCILSAPLSEKREVKTLQGKEIKESAAFTAAAEVPSSGSERISHSRKPLKLAFCPKEVKRIIESEALLQKNAQSHTIRKIIVFASLAIRHGCEDMYELDFNHFSILNKGEPYLSPESPGEHVLYENPGVRRKIFYANRENPVLCPVEILEEERAMRPSDDSCPSWLFLCIKYGGRTRNLPQNEYVRQRMGRNKLKSFGPLMCQMAVLVHCRSGSFFFKALGITLLFMAGFPDYIVQRETKYRNLDLLQKYYRTDEDAEGEELFLPHSIACDNGTPEPHKLTKKTLPAKSKGKKNPNAIIKQKNPSQQEAPTSSAATEFGLTGYSSAYTYAMAAFHSMPSQVSSQDISHILNPALVNSITNVSGNHGMLPPQPASSFVPVMYWPPPNAFLPGPYTSTYGYHSFPAAANYLSIQTQPYFNHPKSLEDSRKNDLVSHETNSDTDSSTSG; encoded by the exons ATGGTACAACTCCAATCTTGTGCTACTTTGGTCAATGCCTCATCATTGTGTGCTATAGAACAAGAAGTGAGAGGAGATAGCGTCACTGTTGTTGCTGAGATTTCGGCCGAGTTGGAGAGGGAAAGGAAGAAGAATGCAGAGCTCATGGAGAGAATATCAATGCTCGAAGCTCagttaagagaaagaaacaaagaaTCTCAA GAAAATCATCAGCATGCAGTTGCAAGAAGCTTGAAGAATTTCAAGAGGCAGAAGATAGAAATGGTAGATGATGAAAAAAGTAGGAATACTGTGAAAAGTGAAACGGCCTCGGAGTACAAGACTGATACTGAAGGCATTGTTCCTAAGCAGATTGATCGAGCAAAGAGCTTAGTTAATTGGATGAGCATGGACAACGTCCAAAATTCGTACGCCGAAAAATTTAAAGACTGCAACTCTGTTGCAGATTTCAATGAAACGGATAGTGATGATGCATGTGATGAAAATCTTGACGATGATACGGAAAATAGGCAAAGACATGAGGAAGTTAATGACAAAAATGAAGCCGTTAGTGCAGAAAAAGGTTACCGAGCTATTGATGTTGACGAGGAATCAAATACATCATGCATGGGAAATTTTTCTGGTGATCCAGCCTGTAATGTGAGACAAGAAGATCatgaaaatcaaaagaaaagttGCATATTATCAGCTCCATTATCGGAGAAGAGAGAAGTAAAAACACTCCAAGGGAAAGAAATTAAGGAGAGTGCAGCATTTACAGCAGCAGCTGAGGTCCCTTCCTCAGGATCCGAACGCATATCACATAGTAGAAAGCCTCTGAAGTTAGCTTTCTGCCCAAAAGAGGTGAAAAGGATAATTGAGTCTGAAGCCCTTCTACAAAAGAATGCTCAGTCCCACACTATAAGGAAAATCATAGTTTTTGCATCACTTGCCATAAGGCATGGATGTGAGGATATGTACGAACTGGACTTCAATCATTTTAGCATTCTGAACAAAGGAGAACCATACCTGTCTCCAGAAAGCCCTGGG GAGCATGTTTTATACGAGAATCCTGGTGTTCGGaggaaaatattttatgcaAATAGAGAAAACCCTGTATTATGTCCTGTTGAGATACTAGAAGAAGAAAGAGCCATGCGTCCATCGGACGATAGCTGTCCATCATGGTTATTCTTGTGCATTAAATATGGTGGAAGGACAAGAAATCTTCCTCAAAATGA ATATGTGAGACAGAGGATGGGAAGAAACAAACTGAAGTCTTTTGGTCCACTCATGTGCCAAATGGCAGTGTTGGTTCATTGTCGCAGTGGAAGCTTTTTCTTCAAGGCTTTGGGCATCACACTCCTGTTTATGGCAGGATTTCCTGATTATATAGTTCAAAGGGAAACCAAATACCGGAACTTAGACTTGCTTCAGAAATATTACAG GACTGATGAGGATGCTGAAGGTGAGGAGTTGTTTCTTCCACATTCAATCGCATGTGACAAT GGTACTCCTGAACCCCACAAATTAACCAAGAAGACACTTCCTGCAAAATCCAAAGGAAAAAAGAACCCTAATGCCATCATCAAACAAAAGAACCCATCTCAACAGGAAGCACCAACAAGTTCAGCAGCTACTGAATTTGGTTTAACAGGCTATTCCTCAGCTTACACATATGCAatggcagcatttcattcaatgCCATCTCAGGTTTCTTCCCAAGACATTTCTCACATCCTAAATCCAGCTCTTGTCAATTCCATTACCAATGTCTCTGGTAATCATGGTATGCTGCCACCACAGCCAGCAAGTTCATTTGTGCCAGTGATGTATTGGCCTCCACCAAATGCATTTCTTCCTGGACCCTATACTTCCACATATGGTTATCATTCTTTTCCTGCTGCTGCAAACTACCTGTCAATCCAAACACAGCCATATTTCAATCATCCAAAGTCGCTAGAAGATAGTAGAAAGAATGATTTAGTCTCACATGAAACTAACAGTGACACTGATAGCAGCACTTCAGGCTGA
- the LOC108330287 gene encoding uncharacterized protein LOC108330287 isoform X2 produces MVDDEKSRNTVKSETASEYKTDTEGIVPKQIDRAKSLVNWMSMDNVQNSYAEKFKDCNSVADFNETDSDDACDENLDDDTENRQRHEEVNDKNEAVSAEKGYRAIDVDEESNTSCMGNFSGDPACNVRQEDHENQKKSCILSAPLSEKREVKTLQGKEIKESAAFTAAAEVPSSGSERISHSRKPLKLAFCPKEVKRIIESEALLQKNAQSHTIRKIIVFASLAIRHGCEDMYELDFNHFSILNKGEPYLSPESPGEHVLYENPGVRRKIFYANRENPVLCPVEILEEERAMRPSDDSCPSWLFLCIKYGGRTRNLPQNEYVRQRMGRNKLKSFGPLMCQMAVLVHCRSGSFFFKALGITLLFMAGFPDYIVQRETKYRNLDLLQKYYRTDEDAEGEELFLPHSIACDNGTPEPHKLTKKTLPAKSKGKKNPNAIIKQKNPSQQEAPTSSAATEFGLTGYSSAYTYAMAAFHSMPSQVSSQDISHILNPALVNSITNVSGNHGMLPPQPASSFVPVMYWPPPNAFLPGPYTSTYGYHSFPAAANYLSIQTQPYFNHPKSLEDSRKNDLVSHETNSDTDSSTSG; encoded by the exons ATGGTAGATGATGAAAAAAGTAGGAATACTGTGAAAAGTGAAACGGCCTCGGAGTACAAGACTGATACTGAAGGCATTGTTCCTAAGCAGATTGATCGAGCAAAGAGCTTAGTTAATTGGATGAGCATGGACAACGTCCAAAATTCGTACGCCGAAAAATTTAAAGACTGCAACTCTGTTGCAGATTTCAATGAAACGGATAGTGATGATGCATGTGATGAAAATCTTGACGATGATACGGAAAATAGGCAAAGACATGAGGAAGTTAATGACAAAAATGAAGCCGTTAGTGCAGAAAAAGGTTACCGAGCTATTGATGTTGACGAGGAATCAAATACATCATGCATGGGAAATTTTTCTGGTGATCCAGCCTGTAATGTGAGACAAGAAGATCatgaaaatcaaaagaaaagttGCATATTATCAGCTCCATTATCGGAGAAGAGAGAAGTAAAAACACTCCAAGGGAAAGAAATTAAGGAGAGTGCAGCATTTACAGCAGCAGCTGAGGTCCCTTCCTCAGGATCCGAACGCATATCACATAGTAGAAAGCCTCTGAAGTTAGCTTTCTGCCCAAAAGAGGTGAAAAGGATAATTGAGTCTGAAGCCCTTCTACAAAAGAATGCTCAGTCCCACACTATAAGGAAAATCATAGTTTTTGCATCACTTGCCATAAGGCATGGATGTGAGGATATGTACGAACTGGACTTCAATCATTTTAGCATTCTGAACAAAGGAGAACCATACCTGTCTCCAGAAAGCCCTGGG GAGCATGTTTTATACGAGAATCCTGGTGTTCGGaggaaaatattttatgcaAATAGAGAAAACCCTGTATTATGTCCTGTTGAGATACTAGAAGAAGAAAGAGCCATGCGTCCATCGGACGATAGCTGTCCATCATGGTTATTCTTGTGCATTAAATATGGTGGAAGGACAAGAAATCTTCCTCAAAATGA ATATGTGAGACAGAGGATGGGAAGAAACAAACTGAAGTCTTTTGGTCCACTCATGTGCCAAATGGCAGTGTTGGTTCATTGTCGCAGTGGAAGCTTTTTCTTCAAGGCTTTGGGCATCACACTCCTGTTTATGGCAGGATTTCCTGATTATATAGTTCAAAGGGAAACCAAATACCGGAACTTAGACTTGCTTCAGAAATATTACAG GACTGATGAGGATGCTGAAGGTGAGGAGTTGTTTCTTCCACATTCAATCGCATGTGACAAT GGTACTCCTGAACCCCACAAATTAACCAAGAAGACACTTCCTGCAAAATCCAAAGGAAAAAAGAACCCTAATGCCATCATCAAACAAAAGAACCCATCTCAACAGGAAGCACCAACAAGTTCAGCAGCTACTGAATTTGGTTTAACAGGCTATTCCTCAGCTTACACATATGCAatggcagcatttcattcaatgCCATCTCAGGTTTCTTCCCAAGACATTTCTCACATCCTAAATCCAGCTCTTGTCAATTCCATTACCAATGTCTCTGGTAATCATGGTATGCTGCCACCACAGCCAGCAAGTTCATTTGTGCCAGTGATGTATTGGCCTCCACCAAATGCATTTCTTCCTGGACCCTATACTTCCACATATGGTTATCATTCTTTTCCTGCTGCTGCAAACTACCTGTCAATCCAAACACAGCCATATTTCAATCATCCAAAGTCGCTAGAAGATAGTAGAAAGAATGATTTAGTCTCACATGAAACTAACAGTGACACTGATAGCAGCACTTCAGGCTGA
- the LOC108319524 gene encoding peroxidase 42 has product MALKSLILLAVLSFSALSLSPSLAEDNGLVINFYKETCPQAEDIIKEQVKLLYKRHKNTAFSWLRNIFHDCAVQSCDASLLLDSTRRTLSEKETDRSFGLRNFRYIETIKEAVERECPGVVSCADILVLSARDGIVSLGGPHIPLKTGRRDGRRSRAEVVEQFLPDHNESISSVLDKFGAMGIDTPGVVALLGAHSVGRTHCVKLVHRLYPEIDSALNPDHVPHMLKKCPDAIPDPKAVQYVRNDRGTPMILDNNYYRNILDNKGLLIVDHQLANDKRTKPYVKKMAKSQDYFFKEFSRAITLLSENNPLTGTKGEIRKQCNLANKHREEP; this is encoded by the exons ATGGCTCTCAAGTCTCTGATTCTTTTGGCTGTGTTATCCTTTTCAGCACTGTCCCTGAGTCCTTCTCTTGCAGAAGATAATGGCCTTGTCATAAACTTCTACAAGGAAACTTGTCCTCAGGCCGAAGACATCATCAAAGAACAAGTCAAGCTTCTCTACAAGCGCCACAAGAACACTGCTTTCTCTTGGCTCAGAAACATCTTCCATGACTGTGCTGTTCAG AGCTGTGATGCTTCACTGTTGCTGGACTCCACAAGAAGGACCTTGTCTGAGAAGGAGACAGACAGAAGCTTTGGTTTGAGGAATTTCAGGTACATTGAGACCATCAAAGAAGCTGTGGAAAGGGAGTGTCCGGGAGTTGTTTCCTGTGCTGATATACTCGTTCTCTCTGCCAGAGATGGCATTGTTTCG CTAGGAGGCCCCCATATCCCTCTTAAAACTGGAAGAAGGGATGGTAGAAGGAGCAGAGCTGAAGTGGTTGAACAGTTCCTCCCAGACCACAATGAGTCCATTTCTTCAGTTCTTGACAAGTTTGGTGCCATGGGAATTGACACTCCCGGGGTGGTTGCTTTGCTTG GAGCACACAGTGTTGGTAGAACACATTGTGTGAAGTTGGTGCACCGTTTGTACCCGGAGATTGATTCGGCACTGAACCCTGACCATGTCCCTCACATGCTGAAGAAGTGCCCTGATGCCATTCCAGATCCGAAAGCCGTGCAGTATGTGAGAAACGACCGTGGCACCCCCATGATTCTAGACAACAACTACTACAGAAACATATTGGACAACAAGGGGTTGCTGATAGTGGATCACCAACTAGCCAATGACAAGAGGACCAAGCCTTATGTGAAGAAAATGGCCAAGAGCCAAGACTATTTCTTCAAGGAGTTTTCTAGAGCCATCACCTTGCTCTCTGAAAACAATCCTCTCACTGGCACAAAGGGAGAGATCAGAAAGCAGTGCAATCTTGCCAACAAGCACCGTGAGGAGCCTTGA
- the LOC108323147 gene encoding tRNA wybutosine-synthesizing protein 2/3/4 yields MEFEKRKAATLASLVSTESDKSPKGFLDAPIVPLLNALNQNPSYFTTSSCSGRISILSQPISEAPNPKKKARGGTWLFVSHDPADPDSVLSLLFPSEPTPSPFVSELVFRFEPLIIALECRDLSAAHSLVSLAISCGFRESGITNAKKRVIIAIRCSIRMEVPLGDTRTVMVTPEYVRYLVRVANDKMEANRKRTQRFFQVLQSTDSLIADSGDRLLPTNEACSHLEPEDESQLGNGNAETSEEGSVSSPGSGLSISHFDIVGEPAEKLFLWGHSACVLNKAGDKKLIIFGGFGGLGRHARRNGLLLLDPYSGNLEIVSTVDCASPTPRLGHTASVVGNCMFVIGGRTGPDKILSDVWILDTTMNSWKLLQFSDNLFPPRHRHAAAIMGSNIYVFGGLDNDTIFSSFYVFDTKTLHWKEIPVSGDWPCARHSHAMVASDSQIFMFGGYNGGKALGDLYSFDVQKGQWTKERTTGRNPHARFSHSIFVHKNYLGVLGGCPVIQHCEELALLDLKLRLWKHVTLNSVGKDLFVRSTTNVVGDDLVIVGGGASCYAFGTKFSEPAKVNLLHIIHSRDGHMSIKNQRKYVINQDEGTKTNNIESSCQPQLELRPNVFEDESLCSNDNLPCLKDQSQMIALHYILQLKKKYAKLGKDILKKFGWLDLGRKARTEEGGVHICFPVCQEFFAVFHERNNHLLDASDGQNETFLKPHKQDKYLLNELSYAEALTILHEYGAIILEDKVVEERKAAKSPLKVMTEAVTSLIEHKGLPMWLLEELPTRWDRLGDIIILPINSFKDSLWDSIAGELWLIVAKSLKAHRLARQGPVAATGTRDSTLQILVGDSGWVNHRENGVLYSFDATKCMFSWGNLSEKIRMASLDCREEVVVDLFAGIGYFVLPFLVRAKAKFVYACEWNPHAVEALRHNLQANSVADRCIILEGDNRVTAPRSMADRVCLGLIPSSEPSWVTAVRALRREGGVLHVHGNTKDSEESQWIAHVAKSINDIARSEGCCWEISIEHVERVKWYAPHIRHVVVDVRCRQIQR; encoded by the exons ATGGAGTTCGAAAAGAGAAAAGCCGCGACACTGGCCTCACTGGTTTCAACGGAATCAGACAAATCTCCGAAGGGCTTTTTGGACGCACCCATCGTTCCTCTCTTGAACGCTCTGAACCAAAACCCTTCTTACTTCACCACAAGTTCCTGCTCCGGCCGAATCTCCATCCTCTCCCAACCCATCTCCGAAGCTCCAAACCCTAAAAAGAAAGCCAGAGGCGGCACGTGGCTCTTCGTTTCGCACGACCCCGCCGATCCCGACTCGGTCCTCTCCCTCCTCTTCCCCTCCGAGCCAACTCCCTCCCCCTTCGTCTCCGAACTCGTCTTCCGATTCGAGCCCCTCATAATTGCTCTCGAGTGCAGAGACCTCTCCGCCGCTCATTCCCTCGTTTCCCTCGCCATCTCCTGCGGCTTTAGAGAGAGTGGCATTACCAATGCCAAGAAGCGCGTCATCATCGCCATTCGCTGCTCCATTCGCATGGAGGTGCCGTTGGGGGATACGCGCACTGTCATGGTCACGCCCGAGTATGTTCGTTATCTCGTTCGGGTCGCAAATGACAAGATGGAAGCTAATAGGAAGAGAACTCAGAGATTTTTCCAAGTTTTGCAGTCCACTGATTCCTTGATTGCTGATAGCGGGGACCGTTTGTTGCCGACGAATGAAGCTTGCAGCCATCTTGAACCCGAAGATGAATCTCAGCTTGGAAACGGGAATGCGGAAACCTCTGAAGAAG GGTCTGTGAGTTCTCCTGGTTCTGGTCTATCAATTAGCCATTTTGATATTGTCGGTGAACCAGCCGAGAAGCTTTTCCTTTGGGGCCACTCAGCTTGTGTATTGAATAAGGCTGGTGACAAGAAACTTATCATTTTTGGTGGCTTTGGAGGCTTGGGGAGACATGCCAGGAGAAATGGTTTGTTGCTGCTTGATCCATATTCTGGCAATCTTGAAATTGTTAGCACTGTTGATTGTGCTTCTCCCACTCCACGGTTGGGCCATACAGCTTCTGTTGTTGGAAATTGCATGTTTGTGATTGGAGGTCGGACTGGTCCTGACAAAATTCTTAGTGATGTATGGATCCTAGATACAACGATGAATTCTTGGAAGTTACTGCAATTTAGTGACAATTTATTTCCACCCAG GCATCGTCATGCTGCAGCTATCATGGGTTCCAACATTTATGTATTTGGGGGCCTTGATAATGATACtatcttttcttccttttatgtttttgaCACAAAAACTTTACACTGGAAAGAAATACCAGTGTCTGGAGATTGGCCATGTGCGCGTCACTCACATGCTATGGTGGCTTCTGATTCTCAAATTTTCATGTTTGGTGGATACAATGGTGGGAAAGCACTTGGGGATCTGTATAGTTTTGATGTTCAGAAGGGCCAATGGACAAAGGAAAGGACAACCGGAAGGAATCCACATGCCAGATTCTCCCATTCAATTTTTGTCCATAAGAATTATCTTGGAGTTCTCGGTGGTTGCCCTGTTATACAACACTGTGAAGAGTTGGCTTTACTTGATTTGAAGCTTCGTCTATGGAAGCATGTAACACTCAATTCTGTAGGTAAAGATTTGTTTGTGCGTAGTACAACCAATGTTGTTGGTGACGATCTTGTCATTGTTGGTGGCGGTGCATCATGCTATGCATTTGGAACAAAGTTCAGTGAGCCTGCAAAAGTCAACTTGCTCCATATAATCCATTCGCGTGATGGACATATGTctataaaaaatcaaagaaaatatgtGATTAACCAAGATGAAGGAACAAAGACGAATAACATTGAAAGTTCATGTCAACCCCAACTTGAACTTAGACCAAATGTATTTGAAGATGAAAGTTTATGTTCTAATGATAACCTACCCTGCTTGAAGGATCAAAGTCAGATGATTGCATTGCATTATATTTTGCAACTCAAAAAGAAATATGCAAAATTGGGAAAGGATATATTGAAGAAATTTGGATGGTTAGACTTGGGGAGGAAGGCACGCACTGAAGAGGGGGGAGTACATATCTGTTTTCCTGTTTGTCAAGAATTTTTTGCCGTATTTCATGAAAGGAATAATCATTTGCTAGATGCATCAGATGGACAAAATGAAACCTTTTTAAAACCACATAAACAAGATAAATACTTGTTAAATGAGTTATCCTATGCTGAAGCATTGACCATTCTCCATGAGTATGGTGCCATTATTCTTGAAGACAAGGttgttgaagaaagaaaagctgCCAAATCTCCTTTAAAAGTAATGACCGAAGCAGTAACGTCTTTGATTGAGCATAAAGGCCTACCAATGTGGCTTCTAGAGGAACTTCCTACaag ATGGGATCGGCTTGGAGATATTATTATACTTCCAATTAATTCTTTTAAGGATTCCCTGTGGGACTCCATTGCAGGAGAGCTTTGGCTCATTGTTGCCAAATCACTCAAGGCTCACCGTCTTGCTCGCCAG gGCCCAGTTGCTGCAACTGGTACAAGAGATAGCACATTGCAGATTCTTGTTGGAGATAGTGGCTGGGTCAATCATCGAGAAAATGGAGTACTCTATTCTTTTGATGCTACAAAATGCATGTTTTCATGGGGTAATCTTTCTGAGAAAATCCGGATGGCCAGTCTGGATTGTAGAGAGGAGGTTGTAGTCGACCTTTTTGCGGGCATTGGCTACTTTGTGCTTCCTTTCCTCGTCAG GGCCAAGGCAAAATTTGTATATGCTTGTGAGTGGAATCCACATGCAGTAGAAGCACTCCGACATAATCTCCAAGCAAATTCTGTGGCTGATCGTTGTATCATACTTGAAGGAGATAATCGAGTAACTGCTCCCAGG AGTATGGCTGATAGAGTTTGTCTTGGTCTCATTCCATCTAGTGAACCTAGCTGGGTAACAGCTGTGAGGGCTTTAAG AAGAGAGGGTGGAGTGTTACATGTCCATGGGAATACAAAAGACTCAGAGGAGAGTCAGTGGATTGCTCATGTAGCAAAATCAATAAATGACATCGCTAGATCGGAAG GTTGCTGCTGGGAGATTTCTATAGAACATGTTGAGAGGGTAAAATGGTATGCTCCACATATTCGTCACGTTGTGGTGGATGTAAGATGCAGACAAATCCAAAGATAG